One Turneriella parva DSM 21527 genomic region harbors:
- a CDS encoding exonuclease domain-containing protein — protein MEQLLFGDADVATKSLPHLVFLDTETTGTEPGKDKICQVCFIDGETLRTEFFKPPFAIPVKAMSIHHITNKMVEGKPPFAGSEMQRDLQARLETGVLVAHNAPFDISMLVAEGVQVNRFICTYRVAFALDRNDALPEYNLQYLRYAFGLEIEAAAHDAEGDVKVLRGVFEHLLRLLSSETGSEAEAIEQMIRISEQPMLFRKINFGKYRDHRLADLAKTDRGYLEWLLAQKLKSGDEGDWVYSLQHYLKR, from the coding sequence ATGGAACAACTTCTCTTTGGCGATGCCGACGTGGCAACAAAGTCGCTACCGCACCTTGTATTTTTGGATACGGAAACGACCGGCACCGAACCCGGCAAAGACAAGATTTGTCAGGTATGTTTCATCGATGGCGAAACTCTGCGCACTGAGTTTTTCAAGCCCCCGTTCGCGATTCCTGTGAAGGCGATGAGCATTCACCACATCACCAACAAGATGGTCGAGGGCAAGCCGCCCTTTGCTGGCAGCGAAATGCAACGTGACTTGCAGGCGCGCCTTGAGACAGGTGTTCTCGTTGCGCATAACGCCCCGTTTGATATCAGCATGCTGGTCGCAGAAGGAGTTCAGGTTAACCGGTTCATCTGTACCTATCGCGTGGCCTTCGCGCTCGACCGTAACGATGCTCTGCCCGAATATAACCTTCAATACCTGCGTTATGCCTTTGGGTTAGAAATTGAAGCCGCAGCCCACGACGCCGAGGGGGATGTCAAAGTGTTGCGCGGCGTTTTCGAACATCTGTTGCGGCTTTTGAGTTCAGAAACAGGCTCTGAGGCTGAAGCGATTGAACAGATGATCAGAATCTCAGAGCAGCCGATGCTGTTTCGCAAAATCAATTTCGGCAAATACCGTGACCATCGCCTCGCTGATCTTGCCAAAACCGACCGCGGTTACCTCGAGTGGCTGCTCGCGCAAAAACTCAAAAGTGGTGACGAAGGTGATTGGGTCTACAGCCTGCAGCACTACCTGAAAAGGTAG
- a CDS encoding STAS domain-containing protein: MAEAQIKIEEKITGKKAVLQLTGELDAKTTPELKARLDAVVASGADALLIDMARLTYISSAGCGALNATLKALKDKGGKLILSSLTKEVRDTMDLMFFTKRVAVYNNLAEGEKNL, translated from the coding sequence ATGGCAGAAGCACAGATAAAGATTGAAGAAAAAATTACAGGCAAGAAGGCTGTGCTGCAGCTCACAGGCGAACTCGATGCAAAAACCACCCCTGAACTCAAGGCCCGCCTCGATGCCGTCGTCGCCTCGGGCGCCGATGCTCTGCTCATCGACATGGCGCGGCTCACATATATTTCATCGGCAGGGTGCGGAGCTCTGAACGCCACGCTCAAGGCACTGAAAGACAAAGGTGGCAAACTCATTTTATCGTCGCTCACCAAAGAGGTTCGCGACACGATGGATCTGATGTTCTTCACCAAACGCGTGGCAGTCTACAACAATCTTGCCGAGGGCGAGAAGAATTTATGA
- the ilvD gene encoding dihydroxy-acid dehydratase, whose translation MPVYRSRTTTAGRNMAGARALWRATGMKDADFTKPIIAVANSFTQFVPGHVHLKDLGQLVAREIEKAGGVAKEFNTIAVDDGIAMGHDGMLYSLPSRDVIADSVEYMVNAHCADAIVCISNCDKITPGMLMAAMRLNVPVVFVSGGPMEAGKTRLAGHKLDLVDAIVIATDENASDEKVEEYERSACPTCGSCSGMFTANSMNCLTEALGLSLPGNGSVLATHADREQLFLKAGRLIVDITKRYYEQNDESVLPRSIASFKAFENAIALDIAMGGSTNTILHLLAAAQEGEVPFTMDDIDRLSRKVPQLCKVAPNTQKYHMEDVHRAGGVMSILAELARGGLFDTSLPTVHSRTFQEALDNWDIMVTKSEAVQTFYKAGPAGIPTQVAFSQATRWPSLDDDRKDGCIRSVEHAYSKEGGLAVLRGNIALDGCVVKTSGVDESCWVFEGPAHVVESQDTAVAHILEGKVKEGEVVVIRYEGPKGGPGMQEMLYPTSYLKARGLGKACALLTDGRFSGGTSGLSIGHVSPEAAAGGAIGLVQNGDIIQINIPNRTINVKLSDAELAARRKNEDAKGAAAWKPSEVRPRKVSASLKAYALLATSADKGAVRDLSKLD comes from the coding sequence ATGCCAGTTTACCGCTCCAGAACCACAACCGCCGGCCGCAACATGGCGGGGGCCCGCGCACTATGGCGCGCCACGGGCATGAAAGATGCCGACTTCACCAAACCGATCATTGCCGTCGCCAATTCATTCACGCAGTTTGTGCCAGGCCACGTGCACCTGAAAGATCTCGGGCAGCTCGTTGCGCGCGAGATTGAAAAGGCCGGCGGCGTTGCGAAAGAGTTTAACACGATTGCCGTCGACGACGGCATTGCGATGGGCCACGACGGCATGCTCTATTCGCTGCCGAGCCGCGACGTCATTGCCGACTCGGTTGAATACATGGTCAATGCGCACTGCGCCGATGCAATCGTCTGCATCTCGAACTGCGACAAGATCACACCCGGTATGCTCATGGCGGCGATGCGCCTCAATGTTCCCGTGGTCTTCGTTTCGGGTGGCCCCATGGAGGCCGGTAAGACGCGCCTTGCCGGGCACAAGCTCGACCTTGTCGATGCCATCGTCATCGCAACCGACGAAAATGCGAGCGATGAAAAAGTTGAGGAGTACGAACGTTCTGCCTGCCCCACCTGCGGCTCATGCTCGGGCATGTTCACCGCCAATTCGATGAACTGCCTCACAGAAGCTTTGGGCCTCAGTCTGCCTGGCAACGGCTCAGTGCTTGCTACACATGCAGACAGAGAGCAGCTCTTTCTGAAGGCAGGTCGCCTCATCGTCGACATCACGAAACGTTATTACGAGCAGAACGATGAGAGTGTGCTACCGCGATCGATTGCCTCGTTCAAGGCTTTCGAAAACGCCATAGCACTCGATATCGCGATGGGTGGGTCAACCAACACAATTCTGCACCTGCTCGCTGCAGCACAAGAAGGCGAAGTGCCCTTCACGATGGACGACATCGACCGGCTCAGCCGCAAGGTGCCGCAACTCTGCAAGGTTGCACCGAACACGCAAAAATACCACATGGAAGATGTGCACCGCGCTGGCGGCGTCATGAGCATTCTCGCCGAACTTGCGCGTGGTGGTCTGTTTGATACCTCGCTGCCGACGGTTCACAGCCGCACGTTTCAAGAAGCCCTGGATAATTGGGACATCATGGTGACCAAATCTGAAGCGGTGCAGACATTCTACAAAGCAGGCCCCGCAGGCATACCGACGCAGGTGGCATTCAGCCAGGCGACGCGCTGGCCGAGCCTCGACGATGATCGCAAAGACGGTTGCATTCGTTCGGTCGAGCACGCCTACAGTAAAGAAGGCGGTCTCGCGGTTCTCAGGGGCAACATCGCACTCGATGGCTGTGTTGTGAAAACCTCGGGTGTTGACGAAAGCTGCTGGGTGTTTGAAGGCCCGGCTCACGTCGTCGAAAGCCAGGACACTGCCGTCGCGCACATTCTTGAAGGCAAGGTAAAAGAAGGCGAAGTCGTCGTCATTCGTTACGAAGGCCCCAAAGGCGGCCCGGGCATGCAAGAGATGCTCTACCCCACGAGTTACCTGAAAGCCCGCGGCCTCGGCAAGGCCTGCGCGCTCTTAACCGATGGTCGTTTCTCGGGCGGCACCTCGGGTCTCTCGATCGGGCATGTTTCACCCGAAGCTGCTGCAGGCGGCGCGATCGGCCTCGTGCAGAACGGCGATATCATTCAGATTAATATTCCCAATCGCACGATCAACGTAAAGCTGTCTGATGCCGAACTCGCAGCCCGGCGCAAGAATGAGGATGCAAAAGGTGCTGCCGCCTGGAAACCCAGCGAGGTTCGGCCGCGCAAAGTTTCCGCTTCGCTGAAGGCATATGCTCTGCTCGCCACCAGCGCCGACAAAGGTGCGGTGAGAGATTTGAGTAAACTCGATTAA
- a CDS encoding ATP-binding protein produces the protein MRTEIQLTISGDVSELKGVREAVRAFLDSTRRIDLAEDATEGLDSIQQSRIILAIDEAVANIIEHGFPDAAALAQAQIRLTMRKTLEHVEFEICDNGVAFNPLEHKSDTEFYYEEGLENGVGLITLTTLDCSYRRIDDKHNILTLRRNWGKAGGEKS, from the coding sequence TTGCGCACCGAGATTCAACTCACTATCTCAGGTGACGTCAGCGAGCTGAAGGGCGTGCGCGAAGCTGTGCGTGCCTTTCTCGATTCGACCAGACGCATTGATCTGGCAGAAGATGCGACCGAAGGGCTCGACTCGATACAGCAAAGCCGCATAATTCTGGCAATCGACGAGGCTGTCGCCAACATCATCGAGCATGGGTTTCCCGACGCGGCTGCCCTGGCGCAGGCGCAGATCAGACTCACGATGCGCAAAACGCTTGAACACGTTGAATTTGAAATCTGCGACAACGGAGTTGCATTCAATCCGTTGGAGCACAAGAGCGACACGGAGTTCTATTACGAAGAGGGGCTCGAGAACGGAGTGGGGCTGATTACTCTGACGACACTCGATTGTAGCTACCGGCGCATCGACGACAAGCATAACATATTAACGCTGCGCCGCAACTGGGGCAAGGCCGGCGGAGAGAAATCATGA
- the acnD gene encoding Fe/S-dependent 2-methylisocitrate dehydratase AcnD gives MHSQMNTKYRKKLPGTNLEYFDAREAVNAIEPGAYDKLSYTARLFAENLVRKAEPENLKDYLSQLIYNKRDLDFPWYPARVVCHDILGQTALVDLAGLRDAIAQKGGDPSKINPVVQTQLIVDHSLAVEHGGFEKDAFAKNRAIEDRRNDDRFHFINWTKEAFENVDVIPPGNGIMHQINLEKMSPVVHAKDGVAFPDTMVGTDSHTPHVDALGVLAIGVGGLEAESVMLGHPSYLRLPDIIGVELTGKPQPGITATDLVLYLTEFLRKEKVVSAHVEFYGEGVQHLTLGDRATISNMTPEYGATAAMFFIDQQTIDYLKLTGRTDENVKLVEVYAKEAGFWADSLSTAKYERVLKFDLSSVQRTMAGPSNPHKRVSTTDLAKNGIAGAWTEEAGKMPDGAVIIAAITSCTNTSNPRNVISAALLARNANAKGLVRRPWVKSSLAPGSKVVQTYLEEAKLLPELEKLGFGIVAFACTTCNGMSGALDPKIQQEIIDRDLYATAVLSGNRNFDGRIHPYAKQAFLASPALVVAYAIAGTVRVDIEKDPIGKDQQGNPVYLKDIWPSDAEIDKIVTESVKPEQFRAVYDPMFARGAASTKKISPLYDWRAQSTYIRRPPYWDTEGVGALAANPRTLKNMRPLAILPDNITTDHLSPSNAILRSSAAGEYLEKMGLPEEDFNSYATHRGDHLTAMRATFANPQLLNEMCLDDKGQVKKGSLARVEPEGKAMRMWEAIETYLGRKQPLIIVAGADYGQGSSRDWAAKGVRLAGVEVIAAEGFERIHRTNLVGMGVLPLEFKPGTTRKTLNLDGTEIYSVEGKITPRADLILVIERKSGEIVKVPMTCRLDTAADVSVYEAGGILQRFANDFFASEK, from the coding sequence ATGCATTCCCAAATGAACACCAAGTACCGCAAAAAACTACCGGGCACCAACCTCGAATACTTTGACGCCCGCGAAGCCGTAAACGCCATCGAACCGGGTGCTTATGACAAGTTGTCGTACACCGCACGCCTCTTTGCCGAAAACCTTGTGCGCAAGGCAGAACCCGAAAACCTCAAAGACTACCTGAGCCAGCTCATCTACAACAAGCGCGACCTCGACTTTCCCTGGTATCCGGCGCGCGTCGTCTGCCATGATATTCTCGGCCAAACTGCGCTCGTCGACCTTGCTGGCCTCAGAGACGCGATCGCGCAAAAAGGGGGAGACCCGTCTAAGATTAACCCGGTGGTGCAGACCCAGCTGATCGTCGACCACTCGCTTGCGGTTGAACACGGTGGTTTTGAAAAAGACGCGTTCGCAAAAAATCGGGCCATTGAAGACCGCCGCAACGACGACCGATTTCACTTCATTAACTGGACAAAAGAAGCATTCGAAAACGTCGATGTGATTCCCCCAGGCAACGGCATCATGCACCAGATCAACCTCGAGAAGATGTCGCCGGTTGTGCATGCGAAAGACGGCGTGGCTTTTCCCGACACCATGGTCGGTACAGACAGCCACACGCCGCACGTCGATGCCTTGGGTGTGCTTGCGATAGGGGTCGGCGGCCTCGAAGCCGAAAGTGTCATGTTGGGACATCCATCTTATCTGCGCCTGCCCGACATCATCGGTGTTGAACTGACCGGTAAGCCGCAACCCGGCATTACGGCCACAGACCTCGTGCTTTACCTCACAGAATTCTTGCGCAAAGAGAAAGTTGTCTCTGCGCATGTGGAGTTCTATGGTGAAGGTGTGCAGCACCTGACTTTGGGTGACCGCGCGACGATCTCGAACATGACTCCCGAATACGGAGCAACCGCTGCGATGTTCTTCATTGACCAGCAGACTATCGACTATCTCAAACTCACCGGCCGCACCGACGAGAACGTCAAACTCGTCGAAGTGTATGCAAAAGAAGCGGGTTTCTGGGCCGACAGCCTGAGTACTGCCAAATATGAGCGCGTACTGAAGTTCGATCTTTCGTCGGTGCAGCGTACAATGGCTGGCCCGTCGAACCCGCACAAGCGCGTGAGCACCACTGACCTCGCGAAGAATGGCATCGCCGGCGCATGGACCGAAGAAGCGGGCAAAATGCCCGACGGCGCAGTCATCATCGCAGCGATCACGAGCTGCACGAACACTTCTAACCCACGCAACGTGATCTCTGCTGCGCTACTCGCCCGCAATGCAAACGCAAAGGGCCTCGTGCGCCGCCCATGGGTGAAAAGTTCACTGGCACCGGGGTCAAAAGTTGTTCAGACATACCTCGAAGAAGCTAAACTTTTGCCCGAACTCGAAAAACTCGGTTTTGGCATCGTGGCGTTTGCCTGCACGACCTGTAACGGTATGTCAGGTGCACTTGACCCGAAGATTCAGCAAGAGATCATCGACCGCGACCTGTACGCGACCGCTGTGCTTTCGGGTAACCGTAACTTCGACGGGCGCATTCACCCGTACGCGAAACAGGCATTTCTCGCGTCGCCGGCGCTTGTCGTTGCATACGCGATCGCTGGCACTGTGCGGGTCGACATCGAAAAAGATCCGATTGGTAAAGACCAACAGGGCAATCCCGTTTACCTCAAAGACATCTGGCCTTCCGATGCAGAGATCGATAAGATTGTCACCGAGAGCGTGAAGCCAGAGCAGTTTCGTGCGGTCTATGACCCGATGTTTGCGCGCGGTGCAGCTTCGACGAAAAAGATCAGCCCGCTCTATGACTGGCGCGCGCAATCGACCTATATTCGCCGCCCACCGTATTGGGATACCGAAGGTGTTGGCGCCCTCGCCGCCAACCCACGCACGCTGAAGAACATGCGACCGCTCGCAATATTGCCCGACAACATCACCACCGACCACCTTTCACCTTCAAACGCTATCTTACGTAGCAGCGCTGCGGGCGAATACCTCGAGAAGATGGGCCTGCCCGAAGAAGACTTTAACTCATACGCCACGCACCGCGGTGACCACCTCACCGCGATGCGCGCAACGTTTGCAAACCCACAGCTCTTGAATGAGATGTGCCTCGACGATAAAGGCCAGGTGAAAAAGGGTTCACTCGCACGCGTCGAACCCGAAGGCAAAGCCATGCGCATGTGGGAGGCAATCGAAACCTACTTGGGCCGCAAACAGCCGCTGATCATCGTCGCTGGCGCCGACTATGGCCAGGGCTCGTCACGCGACTGGGCGGCAAAAGGCGTGCGCCTCGCCGGTGTCGAAGTCATCGCCGCAGAAGGTTTTGAGCGCATCCACCGCACGAACCTCGTCGGTATGGGTGTGCTGCCGCTCGAATTCAAACCGGGCACCACGCGCAAAACGCTGAACCTCGACGGTACAGAGATCTATTCTGTTGAGGGTAAGATCACTCCACGCGCTGACTTAATTCTGGTAATCGAGCGAAAGTCAGGCGAGATCGTAAAGGTGCCAATGACGTGCCGTCTCGACACCGCGGCAGATGTTTCGGTCTACGAAGCGGGCGGCATTCTGCAGCGCTTCGCAAATGACTTCTTCGCGTCAGAAAAATAA
- the pyk gene encoding pyruvate kinase, producing MEYRKTKIICTIGPATNTLDKIRALAASGMNIARINMSHGEHKSHLEVIQKIKSYNKTAAMPIAILLDTQGPEIRTGDLLQNFTLNVGDVIEITAGGENSESQSVITVNYRDMLKDMKPGDRITVDNGIINLDVVEKTDFGLKCKVVDGGVMKSRRHINLPGIRVNLPSITAKDVQDIMFGIKNDVDFIALSFVRTAADVEECKRMIERYNGHAQVIAKIEDSQAVTNYKEIIAASHGVMVARGDLGVEVPIEELPIIQRRIVKECALQGKRVIVATHLLESMIENPIPTRAEVTDVANAAYEEVDAVMLSGETAAGKFPLKAAETLDKILKRIERTGGIGWSRDFKSDDVKGAFAESAVELADQLKADAVVVFTRRGLTADFVTAYRPKFATVFAFTNMSQVRRKLLLNRACYPFRIDFSSDPERTIKTAFSTLSKKKLLPSGSRIVIVSDIIAGNERVESIQVRTL from the coding sequence ATGGAATACCGAAAAACCAAAATTATCTGCACAATTGGCCCCGCCACCAACACCCTCGATAAAATTCGGGCGCTCGCTGCATCGGGCATGAATATTGCGCGCATCAACATGTCTCACGGCGAACACAAAAGTCACCTCGAGGTGATTCAGAAAATCAAATCATACAACAAGACGGCTGCGATGCCAATCGCGATTTTGCTCGATACGCAAGGGCCTGAAATTCGCACGGGCGACCTGCTGCAGAACTTCACGCTGAATGTGGGCGACGTCATCGAAATTACCGCGGGTGGTGAAAACTCCGAGAGCCAGAGTGTGATCACCGTCAACTACCGCGACATGCTCAAAGACATGAAGCCCGGCGACCGTATCACGGTAGATAACGGCATCATCAACCTCGACGTCGTTGAAAAAACAGATTTCGGCCTCAAGTGCAAAGTTGTCGACGGCGGCGTCATGAAGTCCCGGCGCCATATCAACTTACCGGGCATTCGCGTGAATCTGCCGTCGATCACGGCGAAAGACGTACAAGACATTATGTTCGGCATTAAAAACGATGTCGACTTTATCGCACTCTCGTTCGTACGCACCGCGGCCGACGTCGAAGAATGCAAGCGCATGATCGAACGCTATAACGGCCATGCGCAGGTCATCGCCAAGATCGAAGACTCGCAGGCAGTGACCAACTACAAAGAAATCATTGCGGCCTCGCACGGTGTCATGGTTGCGCGCGGCGATCTCGGCGTCGAAGTGCCAATCGAAGAGCTGCCGATTATACAGCGCCGCATCGTCAAAGAGTGCGCGCTGCAGGGTAAACGTGTCATCGTCGCGACGCACTTGCTCGAATCGATGATTGAAAACCCGATACCAACTCGCGCTGAGGTAACTGACGTCGCGAATGCAGCCTATGAAGAAGTCGATGCCGTCATGCTTTCAGGTGAAACGGCAGCAGGCAAATTTCCGCTGAAGGCGGCCGAGACTCTCGACAAGATACTGAAACGCATCGAACGCACCGGCGGTATCGGCTGGTCGCGCGATTTCAAATCTGACGACGTAAAAGGGGCCTTCGCCGAATCTGCAGTCGAGCTCGCCGACCAGCTTAAAGCCGATGCAGTCGTCGTCTTCACGCGCCGCGGTCTCACCGCTGATTTCGTGACAGCATACAGACCCAAGTTCGCGACAGTTTTTGCCTTCACCAACATGTCACAGGTGAGGCGCAAGCTCTTGCTGAACCGCGCCTGTTATCCGTTTAGGATTGATTTCTCTTCTGACCCCGAACGCACGATAAAGACAGCTTTCAGCACCTTGTCGAAAAAGAAACTTTTGCCGTCGGGCAGCAGAATCGTTATAGTGTCTGATATTATAGCGGGCAATGAACGCGTAGAATCGATACAGGTGCGCACGCTATAA
- a CDS encoding cob(I)yrinic acid a,c-diamide adenosyltransferase gives MKIYTKTGDSGETSLFGGGRVQKNDKRVTAYGEIDELNSFVGALLANLGDKSGTPHYGAMVEIRHLLEALQNRLFDLGAELAVGDQKFLAKLARRIAEPDIAALEAAIDRMQAHLKPLTNFILPGGSPAAAHAHICRSVSRRAERAMIAAAVQEPLLLSFINRLSDYFFVLARYLNHLNGVAEPEWEK, from the coding sequence ATGAAAATCTATACAAAAACAGGCGACAGCGGCGAAACGTCGCTCTTCGGCGGCGGACGCGTGCAAAAGAACGATAAACGTGTCACGGCTTATGGCGAGATTGACGAACTCAACAGCTTCGTCGGGGCATTGCTCGCCAATCTCGGCGACAAAAGCGGCACTCCTCATTATGGCGCGATGGTCGAAATTCGCCATTTGTTAGAGGCACTGCAAAACCGACTATTTGATTTGGGTGCAGAATTAGCCGTGGGTGACCAGAAGTTTCTGGCCAAGCTCGCCCGCCGCATTGCAGAACCCGATATCGCGGCGCTCGAAGCGGCGATCGATCGTATGCAGGCGCACCTGAAGCCGCTCACGAATTTTATTCTTCCCGGCGGTTCACCTGCGGCGGCACATGCACATATTTGCCGCAGCGTCTCACGCCGCGCCGAGCGCGCAATGATCGCCGCAGCTGTTCAGGAGCCGTTGCTGCTCTCATTCATTAACCGCCTATCGGACTATTTTTTTGTGCTCGCGCGCTACCTCAACCATTTGAATGGCGTCGCCGAACCCGAATGGGAGAAATAG
- a CDS encoding SET domain-containing protein, whose protein sequence is MFRSTKRAAFCSASQMTSSRQKNNSIRQGASPLPNRIQLRVSNSPKHGRGVYATQAIPKGAKVIEYVGKLVPVKESEALAEKQMQRAGKSGTGHVYLFTLNRKYDIDGNVPYNKARLINHSCDPNCEVQIIQGRIWILSRRLIKAGEELTYDYGFNMDYWQDHVCRCGTKKCLGYIVSASRRGALARVLKKHKPARAL, encoded by the coding sequence ATGTTTCGGTCTACGAAGCGGGCGGCATTCTGCAGCGCTTCGCAAATGACTTCTTCGCGTCAGAAAAATAATTCTATTAGGCAGGGGGCTAGCCCCCTGCCTAATAGAATCCAACTCCGCGTCAGCAATTCGCCAAAACACGGCCGCGGCGTTTATGCGACGCAGGCAATCCCCAAAGGCGCGAAAGTCATTGAGTACGTCGGCAAACTTGTACCTGTGAAAGAAAGCGAGGCTCTGGCCGAAAAGCAGATGCAGCGCGCGGGCAAAAGCGGCACCGGGCATGTGTATCTCTTTACTCTCAACCGCAAGTACGACATCGACGGCAATGTGCCCTACAACAAGGCAAGGCTGATCAACCATTCGTGTGACCCGAACTGCGAGGTGCAGATTATTCAGGGCCGCATTTGGATTCTGTCTCGCCGCCTGATCAAGGCGGGTGAAGAGCTGACCTATGATTATGGCTTTAATATGGATTACTGGCAAGACCACGTCTGCCGCTGCGGTACAAAGAAGTGTCTGGGTTATATCGTCTCGGCCTCGCGGCGCGGGGCGCTCGCGAGGGTGCTGAAGAAGCACAAACCGGCGCGCGCGCTTTGA
- a CDS encoding Crp/Fnr family transcriptional regulator, translated as MQNTVQNKTYRAGASVVVQNAPNPGLFYIVRKGRLAIDTEHRLSDKVLSRFEPGDSFGLVSALTGHHFLVTIYAETDAEVAEVPIAKIGEYIRPEPTLAVKVLRLYSRELRTLQQHLAKLDFKGDRDASPERLYSVAARYREAGKTHHTAHALKVYIEWAGQHGGQKLAEARQEFEEVKGELRQVHFGHKATHVAADTMIFAEGEIDQDIYVILQGTVKLVRFARGHEFVIDVLGAGELFGEMAFIEKAPRMGSAITVSDAQIIRINPEQLVSAVAVGVLQKIFENTARRIWFAHQRLTIFRIDDPQMRLYAYLYNLMRNQNLRTKERDTGDRPYRFEITYAQLKSLCGVLQLKGESEAQFLSNENLLIEEDAITIRSRKKLADQISFYRARTGQVIAETK; from the coding sequence ATGCAGAACACCGTGCAGAACAAGACCTACCGTGCGGGGGCGAGCGTGGTCGTACAAAACGCACCCAACCCCGGCCTTTTTTATATTGTGCGCAAGGGGCGGCTCGCGATCGACACCGAACACCGCCTCAGCGACAAGGTGCTCTCGCGCTTTGAACCCGGTGACAGTTTTGGCCTGGTTTCGGCACTCACCGGCCACCATTTTCTTGTGACGATCTATGCCGAAACCGATGCCGAGGTCGCTGAAGTTCCGATAGCCAAAATAGGCGAATATATCAGGCCCGAGCCGACGCTCGCCGTCAAGGTGTTGCGCCTCTACTCACGTGAGCTGCGCACGCTGCAGCAGCATTTGGCAAAGTTGGATTTCAAAGGTGACCGCGATGCTTCTCCCGAAAGGCTCTATTCGGTCGCCGCCCGCTACCGCGAGGCTGGCAAAACGCACCACACAGCGCATGCGCTGAAGGTTTACATTGAATGGGCCGGGCAGCATGGCGGGCAAAAGCTCGCAGAAGCCCGGCAAGAATTTGAAGAGGTCAAGGGCGAGTTGCGTCAGGTTCACTTTGGCCACAAGGCGACCCATGTGGCAGCCGACACTATGATCTTCGCCGAAGGCGAAATCGACCAGGATATTTACGTAATCTTACAAGGCACGGTGAAGCTCGTGCGGTTCGCGCGTGGGCACGAGTTCGTGATCGATGTTTTGGGGGCAGGTGAACTCTTCGGTGAAATGGCGTTTATCGAGAAGGCACCCCGCATGGGCTCGGCGATTACCGTAAGCGATGCGCAGATCATTCGCATCAACCCCGAACAGCTGGTGTCGGCGGTTGCGGTCGGCGTTTTGCAGAAAATATTCGAAAATACGGCGCGCCGTATCTGGTTTGCCCACCAGCGCCTGACAATCTTTCGCATTGACGACCCGCAGATGCGCCTGTATGCCTACCTTTATAATCTGATGCGCAACCAGAACCTGCGCACCAAAGAAAGAGACACGGGCGATCGGCCATACCGGTTTGAGATTACCTATGCTCAGTTAAAATCGCTTTGCGGCGTTCTGCAGCTCAAAGGCGAGAGCGAAGCGCAGTTTCTTTCTAACGAGAATCTGCTGATCGAAGAAGACGCAATCACGATTCGCAGTCGCAAAAAGCTCGCCGACCAGATTTCATTTTACCGCGCCCGCACGGGTCAGGTGATTGCCGAGACAAAGTAG